The stretch of DNA TTAAAGCGTTTCAACCGTAACCATCCCGACTTTTCAGAGCGTTCCAGTAGTGGTCATCTCCTCTTTTAAAACCTTTCCAGCCATGACATAATTGTCGTTTTTAAGCCCGGATCTTCCTTACGTGACATCCTACCATCGTTTCGCTCAAAAGATATCATGAATAATGTAGTGTGCGGCATATCACTCCTGGTAATTAGATGGGATACTCTATCCTGCTCACCCCTCTCTATTCCACAACAGAACACTTGTGATCatcttctgttgttatttttgtttagccccaggccaacccttgctgatcaaagacaatccatcAGTGACCATCCTGTCCTAATCCTAGCCACACTACACCCTACACCATATCCAGTGTATGTTGTAAGATaacagtgtaatttgagggagatattgGCTACTATTTCTGTCGGGTTTATTCACAACATAGACATTTCCTTGTCGGTTGAACTTTTTATGTCAATAAAGCAGAATGAAGATGTGGTCTTCAAGGCCTAACAATAACCATTGCCATGAGTCACTGCAAGTCTGTACCAAGAAAGATAACTGTGTCTGTGACCGCTGTAGCGATTGTCTCCTTTGGTTCACGTCTGAACTTCCTATAATATAAAGTTGTATCTTAATTTAAatctaaatcttatatatatcgcctgatgtgtgtatatttatatatatccccTGTACACTATCagttaacagaatatatatagatcTCTATTTCGAGCTGTGAATTGGCTGATATCCTTTGAATGGAATTTGTTTGAGGGAAACTGTTTGAAagtctgtcatgtatgtgtgtatgaaggtttatatgtgtgttgtgttagAAAGgtgttttgcacacacacacacacacacccttcacTAAATATCGTTTGTTGCAAGTTTGGAGAGTCAGATGTGGAATTGTGATGGAGTTAATTCAAGTTGATTGCTGGACAAGTGTTGGTTATGAGGTCATTACAGAGGCAGCAGAGGAGGCAGTCGGGCTGTGAGTCACAGGTGGGAGTATGTCAGAAACGGCTATTTAAGAGGAGACCTAAAGTCTATGAGGCACGTTGTGGATTGAAGCTTAGAAATAGAAATGGAGATGACAGTAAGATGGAGGCTTTTCGAgcggatatcatcatcatcatcatcaacaccattagttataatttttttaaccCCTCCTCATTCTGACCCCTTTAATCATTCTCCATTTATACCTGCTACTTTctcaggcatatggcgtagtgcttAAGAGCaggagctactaaccccaagactccgagttcgattccaggcagtgacctgaataataataataataataacatcaaaaaataccttaggaatgagaacacaggtttgaaatttcccccaaaacacctgatgaaagctggagggtatatcagccgaaacattgtgttaacaacaaacaagatgaggacaaatatccgtcaaatgtaaataatgtttacagTTTTTTGAGTTAGCATGttgttggttcttaaaagattgttgttacgTTCTGTGTGGTTGCTGCCTTTCGTttcaattatattgttattacactgttgcagtgGATTCGTTTATCTATAgagatataacaaaaacaatttttaaaaacgtAAAAGTTGAATTtgaagataatttattttcatgattTGTGGATGGTGGGGTGACCTGCTGACCATGGCCAATATATGACACTGACCTCCTCTCGTCAAAGGTTAATGATCACTAATTTATGATGGTTTTACTTTCAGAATTGGTCATCAGTTTTCTGCTGCAGCTGAATCAAATAAAGTCGCTGAAGGAAACAGCACCACAACAGCTGCGCCCCCTCCTGGGGCTGCAGACGCTGTACATAACGAACTGAATAAAGAGTTGCtggaagcaaataagaaattaaCAGAAGACGTCAAGAAAATGaaggtagttgttgttgtagccaCTGGTTACTTTTCAGCTGACCTTTATTGTTATGAGGTGGGCCTTGGTCAGCGGTCAGCTGATGTCCTGTGCTATAGCCAGGGCTTGAACAATACCTTGAAACTAAtgacaaggtattggtcaaccttATCAGAAGGAAACTAGAAAAAGcccttctatatatacatgcctgtatgtatgtatataaatatatgtatatataggttcaggagtggctgtgtggtaagattccaggttcagtcccactgcatggcaccatgggcaagtgtcttctactgtagcctcaggctgaccaaagcaatggtggatggaaactgaaagaagcacccATCATGTGcttgtccccctccccaccactgcttgatgaccagtgttggtgtgtttatttccctgtaactgagcagttcgacaaaaaagaccaatagaattagtactggAATTGGTTCAATCACCTAAAAATTctcaaaggtggtgctccaacatggctacagtctaataactgaaacaagaaaacaatgtgtgtatgtctgtgtatatatttgtgtgtgaactGATTGTAAAGAAAAGTGTTGTCATCTTAGAATGTCCATTTTTTTCATGGCTCACATAGAATTTGTTGAGATTGATTTTCTACAGCACGGtgcctttcctgttaccaactctcacctgttttaaAGCAATGTAatatcctctctctcccctcccccctcgGAGTGAGGGgcagaagactagaaatgaaccaCATTGCTTGTACGATGCTCATGTTCATTTACAAGCATCacttggtttcaagacaaaaatactcgcatgcacacacacacacacaccatttaacGTGGactgtattaaaataaaagcTACAATAATTTCTTGTCATTAACACATTTACTTTGGCAAATTTTTTATAATATGccttgtttccaagcaatcttCATGCTCTGACCCTGTCTCTCAATGGCAAGAGACTCTTAGGAGTTCTTATTTAATACAATGCACATTAAACGTTATTTATCTCCGCTGATGGAATACGTTTTTGTTGATCTCACCTTAACGGaacagtaatatatgtatacacatacgtacatacatgcgtgcatccATGCAcagcgcacatgcatacacatacgtgcgcacacacacacaactggtttctttcagtttccatctatcaaatccactcacaaggctgtggtagGCCCACACCTATTTACTGTTCATACAGATGGTGTCCCATATTTATAGTCTTCCATGAAGGAATGTCcaggttgtttgttgtttgtaagCTGGGTTAGTCTCATTTGATCCATGCAGAGATGGAAAAGTAGAAGTTAAATGGATGATGATTAGGGTAGCTAAAGACTTAATGAAGTATATTAATTAGTGTAGCAAAAGAGTTAATGTAGTTTTTAATTAGTGTAGCTAATTGTTTCatgaatatattaattatcattgcttttaattgtttctttttttttttcaggacaaATACTTGTTAGCACTGGCAGAAAGTGAAAATGTTCGAATGAGGATGAATAAACAGATCCAAGATGCCAAATTATTCAGCATCCAAGGCTTCTGTCGAGACCTCTTTGAGGTGGCAGATATTTTGACCAAAGCTACTGAATCAGTGCCAAAGGAAGAATTAGAGAGGAACCAGCATCTAAAACATTTATTTGAAGGTTTAACCATGACAGAGAGTCAACTCCAGAAAGTGTTTAATAAACACGCCATTGAACAGATCATACCAAAAGAAGGGGACAAATTTGACCCCTACCTCCATGAAGCCATGTTTGAAGTGAGTTGTGAGGGCAAAGAAGCGGGGACAGTAGCAACCCTCACAAAATTAGGCTACAAGCTGCATAATCGAACTGTCAGACCAGCAGTAGTTGGTGTTTATAAGGCAATGTAAAAAAATCTGTAGAATGATTAAAAACAATATGTGGGTGGGGAAGGGAGTGGACAAGGGGAGGGGTTGTTGGTTGCCACAAAAATTGTTCAATAAATTTGTTCCCCTTTTTTTTCTGCTAATGAGAAAATGATGCGGGAGATATAATTTAAAGAAGCCATTTCGGTGAGAGTGAAGTGGGAAGAGTCTGTTAATTGATATTTTACAAGTAAAAGTGATTTCTTCTATAAATACTTGTCTGTTTATTGATTTTAGGAttattgatttcatcatcatcatcatcaccaacaaggGGAAGGGGCTGTTGTAACTGACTGAGTAGttggagtgggagagagaaagtcaTAAACGAACAAGGAATTACAGTTTGACCCCTAAAACAGTAATAGCAGTTTCCAACTGCTCCTGCTACttgggttggcagaattgttagaaaatgcaacaaaatacCTTGTAATGTTTAGTAAcagacacattctgaattcagAAAGTGTTGTTCAAAGGTAGCTTTGCCTTTCCTACTTCCAGGGTCCAAAGGTAACTTTGTCTTCCCTACTTCCACGGTTGTTTCAGCATAATTACCTGTCAAAAACTGGGGAAAACATAGTTGACTCCCCCCTCTTTCTCCAACATCTCTCGCCTGTCCCTAGGTTATGACTGGTACTCTGTCAGTGACGATGACAAGTGTTTCAGTTTGCCCAATCAACAGAGCAGCCCAGTCAAGTGGCTGAGTTCTCGTCAGACATGCATTCATTTAACAGTTCTCAGGATGATCCAGCattacacagaatgtgacaaggttggcccttttgaattacaggtacaatttttttttttaccagctgagtggactggagcaacgtgaaataaagtgtcttgctcaaggacacagtgcactgccaggaattgaactcatgaccttgtgACTGAGccaaacaccttaaccactgaaCCACATTGCTACCATTTCTTCTTATGATTATTCGTAGTTATTGATATGATTTGGTTTTAAGTTACACAAATTGTAACCAGAGACAGCAACGGACAGCAAAGTGTTGCATCCAAAGATGCTAACATGTGAGGTGCCATTGCAATTGAAAACACTGATGTCTNNNNNNNNNNNNNNNNNNNNNNNNNNNNNNNNNNNNGGGAGAGTGTTTCCAGAGAATATATGAGATAGCCATGGGCCATAAATATGATCTTTTTGCAATTCACTTATGTTGGGGCTGCCAGGAAAATTCCAATCTCCaggtcattgttattatcatcatcatcatcatcatcattattatgtgtgatgtcaaggcaacgagctggcagacaaaatgtttagcagcatttcatatttatgttctgtgttcaaatcccactgagatcaactttgcctttcatccttttagggtcaatgaaataagtaccagttacgcactggggtcagtgtaattgacttaaactatttgtttgtcccctgtgttCAGCCTCCCCcacccgtgggcaataaagaaataaatattacacacacacacacacacactcagcagtgttgacacagtggaattgaactctgCTTGTAGACTGGCCATCTCCCCCAAACGGACTCTGTTCctgttcttcaaggcagtgaaaCTGGCCAGACCGTTAgcttgctgggcaaaatgcttagtggcatttcatgagttcaaattctgcttaggtcaacttggtctttcatcctttgggggtggggtgggggtcgataaaataagtaccagttacacactggggttgatgtaattcacaCGATCCTACAGACCTATCATCAAGGGGGTTCCAGCTATGACCTTCCTGACTTTATAACAATATTATcgaatgtgtccttcatttctaacTTTGTTCCAACTAATTTGACTTACTTTTAGTAAGTCAAGTAATCAGATAAAGGCTTCCTGTGGAATTTTCTATCGGTGCAATAGTAACACATAGTACGTCTATAGTATAAGGACATATAGAGTGTCTGTAGTATAGGTTCGATTAAAGTGTGGTTTGTGGCTTTGTTGATGCTCCATCATTGGCATAAAGcttaacacacaacacaaatagaTTTGTGTCAATCCACTTAAAATAATCTACATTTTTACAAATTTAAGGATTGTTTCCCAACTCAAAACTTCATAATGGGAgttactttgtgtatgtgtgtgtgtgtatcatttaataCACATAGGATTGAAATGtctgtttattaaatgatatttatctcttactggatggagtttttttttttcaaggaggttatgtttttgccggcgttggtttgggaaactGGACAATTTCCAGCCTGTGTGTCTATGgatggaaatgagctgcttggcggaggtctgcactctccgagtgcttttctagtttacattatttatatttgacggatatttgtcctcatcttgtttgttgtcaacacaacgtttcagctgatataccctccagccttcatcaggtgtcttgaggaaatttcgaacctgggttctcattcctaaggtaattttcaatgttgttattattattattcagatcactgcctggaatcgaactcagaatcttggggttagtaacccacgctgttaaccactacaccatatgcccataggcataataataataataataataatgatagtaataacatcgaaaaataccttaggaatgagaacacaggttcgaaatttccccaagacccctgatgaaggctggaggctatatcatttgtaacattgtgttaacaacaaacaagatgaggacaaatatccgtcaattgtaaataaggtcttctcaagcatatcatatcacccaacGCATCAGGAGTACTCTTATTTAGGCCGGACATGCAACATTGGCACCagccatggctgcaatctcactttagtttctgggtcttctcaatcacagcatattgccaaaggtctcggtctcttaTCATTGCCTCCGCGAGGCCCAACATTTgatggtcatgcttcaccacctcatcccaggtcttcctgagtctacctcttccacaggttccttcaacagttagggagtggcacttcctcacgcAGCAACCATACTAGTGCAGTCATCTCTCCTGCACACCACCTTTGATGCTTCTTATggcccaacatttctctcagggcgcttacactctgtcattgtatgcacactgacattacacatccagcagatcatactagcttcatttctttcaagcctcctatgcatgtcctcagcagccaTGACCCATGTTTCAGTGCTGtatagcatggcagtttgcacacatgcatcatagtTTACCTTTCagcctgagtgagaggcccttagttgccagcagaagtaggagctccctAAACTTTGctcaggttattcttattctagccactacACTCCCAGAGCAACACCCCCACTatagacttggtcacctaggtagcagaagctattaactacttctagtttttccccctggcaggtgatggaatctgttttcagtacatcttcagtgtttattgcccctgtgcatctgtcgCACACAAAAAAAACTGtcttcccggttaaccttcctttgatattgcaaCACCTTTTAtgagtccatagcttacactggatacatcttatggagtttctacacacgccttttctacagatcgagcagggccatctatctgaaagggtttgtgatttgtcagccttcctacttactaagactttggtttttgctaggttaaccctaaggcccttcgattctagaccttgcttccacaccctaaacttcatctctagttctggcagtgactcagctattagagcaaggtcatcagcacagaggagctcccaggggcagcctgtcttgaattcctctgctattgcctggaggaccataaagaataagagggggctgatgATGGATGAATCGCTActcctacccggaattcttcactcgttgccaaccctcaccttactgacagcatccctgtagatatatatatatatatatatatatatatagtgagaatttacaaaaaaagaaaagatgaagacgggtgtgtaaacaataaacagcTGTATTAgcttaatgcttgggaagtgagaaagtcttttacgttttgagcctacgctcttcaacagaaataaacagggaaagaaaatagaaaaggtttaatGGCTAGcgatctgtatacatatatatatatatataaatatacacacacacgtatatatatatatatacacatatatgtgtgtgtgtgtgtgtatatgtataaatatacgtgcgtgtgtgtgtgtatttcaactATTTGTAGAAGAGTTTGAAGTGGTGTCCATGTACAGACCACTTCAAACTCATCCATTTTATGAAGTGGATTTCATTGTTTCACCTAGAACACATCATAAGAGTTCGTAGATTTCTAATTGCAGATTTACACAGTTGCTTCGTGCTCCACTTACCATTTAATCcataatccacttaatcccttaGTGGCAGTAAAGTCTGAGAAGTTGAATCCTTTTCGAGATTCTTAGATTCCAGAACCATAACGGATCTCTATTATCCTAACTTGTTGGTTACATAAAACAGCCTTACAATACTAACAAACTGCATCTAAAggccaatatacatacacacatgcatactgtctgtctatgtaaatgtagataaatacacagacagatggatagatagataaagataggtGCAGtggtagttgtgtggttaagacgttATCTTGCCagtcacacagtttccgtttcagccccactgcatgacattGCACAGGTGTCTTTTGCTCTGATGCTggaacaaccaaagccttgtgagtggatttggttgacgaaaattGGAAAAAGGAGCTTgtcatgtatctatatgtgtcacttgtttcagtcattggactgaggccatgctgaagcactgctttgaatagttttagtcaaacaaattaactctAAGGACTTATGGACTAACATCTACTCAATCGGAAAGCTGAactgtaagtacatatatatatatatatatatatacaatgggcttctttcacatGGCTTTGATTAGCCCAggtttataatagaaaacacttgcccaaagtaccatgtagtagaactgaacccagaaccatgaggttgagaagccaaaacaaaacaatgtgtgcatgcatgcatgttccATGTGATTTCTTATCAGGTCATAAATAGAAGATGGTCCAATGCTGTATGGAATGCATCAACTTTTCatctttcaacatcaacagggtagaTTCTAACAAGGTACAAACAATGGAAAGGAACATCATTCTTGCAGATTTAGCTGCCAACTACTGTAGCCTGTAGGTTGATAAGTTGGTACATAGTGATGGTATATGCTTGATAGAACAGGAAAAACAAATACGAGACATAACTTCTGCTAGAGGACAGGAACAGACATATGCATCAAAGGTTAGCTGAGGTCCGAACTCAACCATGCAAACCTACCTCACTAAGGAAATAGCAAGAAACGTTTTGTCATATAGCTGATGGTAGGCTCCCAACAGACAGGTATAATTTTTCCTCACTCAGCTAGTCTGTCACATGATGGGATGGATAGCCTGCAACTAGGTCAACGTGTAACAAGGTCATGTGATTCCTTGTAGGAAACAGGCATAAAAGTCAATATGCGCCTATTTAATCTTAAACAAGCAAACTGTGAACATACTTGTGATATAGTTTCTTTAGCAGAGCTGGGTGATTTGTGTTGAGAGTTTGGAAGGAGTCCGTGTTCTGCTGATGAGAGTCATGCTATCTCTGGACTattctcaggaaaaaaaaaaataataatatcagcaggATGGCCAAGTTTATCGACAAGGACCAGGACATTCATTAATGGCAAGCTAGTGGGTCAATAAAGCAGATGAAAGGTGACAGGATCCACAACCAGATGTGTGTAGATGAGGACATCAGGTACATTTTCTATGAGATGAGGAAAGGGCATTACATGTCTGGCAGACTCTGAGAGAATGGTGACCCCATAGCTCTCCTGATTCAAACCATGAGTGATGGGGTCAGTGACCCCAAAATGCCAACTCATCAGGGGTTGccttgccagtgccacctgatcataacctgcagttgtttccatGGCTACTGAGGGGAGTCTTTGGGTTTGATACCCCTactggaatgtgtgtgtatttgtatatatatgtgtgtgtgaatgtgtatgtatacatgtgtaaatgtgtgttgtgtgtgtatgtttgcgtatgtgtgttgtgttgttttgtCTGAGACTTTGTTATTGTTCTAGTTTgtgactttgtttttctttgttttctggcacaaactttatgtgtgtgtgtgtgtgcgtgcgtatacacatacacacgggcgtgtgtatacattttaacATGACTGAAAAGATTAAGAGTTTTAGTTTGCAATCATGATTTTGTTTCTCAATTCAGAGGTCAGAGTTTCGATGCCTGTGCGGTGTAAGTTGGGCTTAGAATCGTTCACTCTAGCCTAGGATCGccccacccaacacacacacacacacacacacacacgtgagtttgtgtttgtgcgagCG from Octopus bimaculoides isolate UCB-OBI-ISO-001 chromosome 14, ASM119413v2, whole genome shotgun sequence encodes:
- the LOC106870469 gene encoding grpE protein homolog 1, mitochondrial, giving the protein MSSYMSSRISLNCRHLPRYFFNSTKLNPPGFTLRIGHQFSAAAESNKVAEGNSTTTAAPPPGAADAVHNELNKELLEANKKLTEDVKKMKDKYLLALAESENVRMRMNKQIQDAKLFSIQGFCRDLFEVADILTKATESVPKEELERNQHLKHLFEGLTMTESQLQKVFNKHAIEQIIPKEGDKFDPYLHEAMFEVSCEGKEAGTVATLTKLGYKLHNRTVRPAVVGVYKAM